The genomic stretch ATTTGTGTGATATATTCCAACTGCATCTGCCAAAGGTCCTACGGCAAAAGGTGCGTATGGATGTGCTCCTGAAAACACATCTAATATTAAATCTTCTGTAACAGTATCATCAAATTGCCCTTTTATGTATTGATCTTTAAAAAGTACGGCTTGTAAGTAGCGTAATGCTTGTTTTCTGAGTGCGCGCATTACGTATTGTGTTCCGTTTTTGTCTTCTAATCGCAATGATTTTGATTGATTTCCTCCGCCCATTCGTACAGGTTTCAATCCGCCAAAAAGCGTGTCTAAGTCTACCGTTGGTGCTTTTACAGGCGTACTATATTGTTTTCGATACCGATCGCCCCATAAAAATTTATAAAAATTAGATTTATCTGTTTCTTCTTTGGTATAAACAGATGCTAATACTTCTTCTGGAAATGTTTCTGGATATATAGTTTTCACTTCTCTCGCATCAGCTCTTTTTACTTCCGTTTCAAATACAATTTTATTCTCGGTTGCCGAATAGAAACGCACAAAGGAAGATCCATCTTTAAAAACGTCTAAGCGCGCATATCCATTTGTTCCATATGAAAATTGTCCGCCACCAACATTTCGAGTTCCAGATATTTTTGAGCCTGAACCACTTATAATTTGACGTAAATTGTCTTCTACAATGTATTGTAAACTGTGTTCGTGTCCAGAAACAAAAATGACCTTATCGTTTACCTGTGCAAGCGCAATGATGCGTTTTCTTAATTCATTATAGCGTTTGTTAGACATATCAACATTTGCTGTTCCGCTTGTGGAGCGGATTAAGTTTTTCAAAGATCCCAATATTGGAACTGGCGACATGTGCGTATTAAAAGTATATTGTCCGTCATGTGGACCATTTGTGTACATCGGATGATGCAAGGCAACAATGGTAGTTTTTCCACGTGCTTTTTTGACTAAGCTACTAAATTCTTCTAAAAATTTTGTTCTGGTTTTAATATCACAATCGTCATTTATTGTTGGATGATTGTTCCAATTTACAATATACCATTGCGTATCAATTGTGATAAGTTCAATTTCGTCATTGACATGAATTTTTTCAATAGGACAGCCGTTTTCTGGTAGAAATGAGTCTTTTCCAAGAATGTTTTCTATAAATTTTTCTTGTCGTTTTAATCCTTGCAAACTATTGTTATACCAATCATGATTCCCAGGAATGAAGATTGTATTTCCTTTAAAGTTTTTAGTAATTGCTGTTTGCACTTCCAATTGATGCGTGGCAAACTCTCTTCCTTTAGCTGACTTTTTTGGCAAACCAGATGGATATATATTATCACCTAAAAAGATGGCTGTACTATTTTTGGAAGCTTTTTCTAAATCTTTTTCTAACATTTTTAACGCAATAGATGTTCCGCCTGAAGGTGAATTACCAGCATCACCTATAAGGTAAAACGAATGATCTATTTCCTTATCTGCTGGAAATTTATATTCTTCCAAGTTATTTGCATACTGCGCTTCAAACGTTGCGCATGCGCTAACGCACAGAATACTAACAGCTACTACAAAATATTGTAACGATTTTATCATGAACTAAATTTTTGCTAAAGATAACAATTCACTATTTAATATATTGACTCAAAAATTTTAATGTATTGACTCATATGATTCATAGTTTTCAAGAAAGTGAATCACTTTTTCTTGCGGCATTTCGCATGGTTTTAAGATTTCACGCAGATTTGTAATATAATAGTTGAGACTTATGAAGTTATTTCCACCTAATTCTTCTGCATATATTTTGTAACTATTTCCATGATTGAATTCACTTTTTGTGACACCATATTTTTTTATCGGAATACTTTACTTCTGAATAGCCAATTGGTAATTTTTGAATTCTTTTTAGTAGTTTCATTTGATGAGTTTGAGCAACCAATTTTCAAGTTCGTCCTTGCGTGGATTTCTGAGTTTTTTGTTTCCAATAGTAATTGTAGGGAAATTTAGTTTTCTATTTTCATATAAATTTCGCAGTTCTTCTGCGTGTTCTTCGCTTTCTTCTACATCTAGAAATTGATATGGAAAACCCGTTGCGCTCAAAACTTCTTTGTAATAAATTGTTTTGTGACAACTTTCAGTTCCGTATAATTTTATTTTAGGAATATTTTTCACACTAAACTAGTCGTTTTTATAGTGTAAGCTTACATCATGATAAATGTGAAAATTTTTATAAATAAACAGACTAATTTTGAGGTTTTCCCGTTCTTTGATGAACATTGCTGAAAGTTTAGTATTTTTACTCAAATTAAAGAAATCTTTATGGATACTCTTATTGTTGAAGTTGAAAAGTATGTTGTAGAATATCTTAATAAAAATGTAGATAAATCATATGTATATCACAACTTAACACACACAAAGTCAGTCGTAAGCAAAACGAAAGAACTTATTAAAGGACTTGAAATTAAAGAACCACAAGCACAACAATTGATTATTGCCGCTTGGTTTCATGACGTTGGTTATGTTGATGGAGTTGTGGATCATGAAGAAAGAAGTGCGCGTATTGCCACTGATTTTCTTAACAAACACAAGGCTTCAGAAAGTGATATTGAAGCAATTAGCAACTTGATTCTAGTAACAAAAGTAGAACAGAAACCTAAAAACTTACTAGAACAAATTATTTGTGATGCAGATTGTGGACATATTGGAAGCAAAAATTTTGAAGATGTAACAGAGTTGCTTCGTAAAGAAATTGAATTAACCCAAAACGAATCAATTTCAGAATCGGCTTGGCTTAAAGAAAATATCAACTTTTTATCTGAACGCCACAAATTTCATACACCATACGCTGCAAAAAATTGGCAAAAGCGAAAAGGAAAGAATCTTGCCAAATTATTGAAATCCAAGAATAAGGTTTCAAGAGAAGTTACAAAACTGAAACAGAAAAAAGCAGAATTAAAGTTTAAGAAAACAAAAGTTGATACTCCTGAACGCGGAATTGAAACCATGTTTCGTGTCACACTAAAAAACCATATAGAACTTAGTAACATTGCTGATACGAAAGCCAACATACTATTATCGGTAAATGCCATTATTATCTCATTGGTATTATCAACATTGGTTTCTAAGTTAGATCAAGCAGATAATGCGCATTTAATTATTCCTACAGTTGTGTTTACATTGTTTACCGTAGTTTCTATGGTTTTGTCTATTTTGGCAACACGACCAAATGTAACTGAAGGAAAATTTGACAAAAAAGATGTTGAGAATAAAAATGTAAACTTGTTATTTTTTGGAAACTTTCACAAAATGAGTTTGCCCGATTTTGAATGGGCGATTGGTGAAGTGATGAAAGATAAAGATTATTTGTATTCGTCTCTTACGAAAGATTTATACTTTTTAGGAAAAGTGTTGGATAGAAAATATAAAATTCTACGATTGACATATTTAGTTTTTATGGTAGGAATTATAATATCTGTAATTGCATTTGGTATTGCGTTTGCGATGCGACCAGAAACACTTGCCGAAATAATTCCTGATATTGGATCATAATATAAAAAGCCTTCTAAATCAACTTTAGAAGGCTTTTTTTAATAGTTAGCGTACGTCTTTATTTTTAACTCAAAAAGCGCAGCGGTTTTACATCTTTTTACGCTTTCATTCCTTGCATAAGTTCATCAATAGTCATGGACGATTTTTCATTAAAATCATCTTGATAAATGACTTCCACGCGCAACGCTCGTAAACCTGAAACGCCTTGCAAATCTTCAATTTCTAGTTTTTCAAGCGTTCCAAAATAGTTTTTAGCTTGCATATATTTGATATATTTCATGTATTCAAGCGCATCTTTATCTTGTGAATATACAATGGCGATTTTCCCAGGAATCGTTAATCGATCTGTAGTATTTTTTATATTGGCTTTATCAATTCGTTTTTTAATGATTTCATAGCGAATATTATACGCGCCATCTACATCAAATTGCTTTTCATCCATTCGGAATTTTATCGCTAACGGACTGCTATGTACTAATATTAAAGACGCAACTTCTAAATCGTGATCCATTTCTTTCCGAGCAGTATGCGCCACTTGCTCCATTTCGTACATGTTTTGCAATTGCCATAAACGTAAATTGTACAAATAGAGTTTATGAAAGGTTTTATCTCTCACCAACGATTTCCCAATGTACATGTTGTACTCAACGCCATCTGTTTTGTAACGTTCAAAATAGTGCGGAAACATGGCTTGCGCATCTTCTTGTTTTTTGTCTAAATAATTTGACAATCTTTTATTCAGAATATTTACGCTGTCTTCATAGGCTTTTCGCTTGTCGTATACAACTTTTAAGTTTTCGTCCAAACTGTTGAAATATTCCTTAATTAATAACGTAAGTTTCGAATTTTTCGCTCTTAAATGATTGAATACTGGATAGATATCTTTCTTAAAAAATTGTAAAATTCCTATTTCGTCACCCGCTTTTAAACCATCTTCTGTTTCCGTTAAATAAGTTTCAACTCTAAAAATTAACTCTTCATAAATAGGTAAATGATCTTGTTGCAAAGCAGCTTCTAATACTTTGATTGCTAATTGCAATTGAGTTGTTAAATCTTCTTTTATCGCCTCATTACGTGCTAACGAAGAACCTTTAATATCGCTTTGTCCAAATAATGGATATACATCTTCGAACACAATATCTTCAATCATAGGGTTTTCCACTTGCTCCGATAATTTGTACTGATATTTCTCTGCAGCAGCATAAAAACGCCACTTTACAGAAGGATGAATAGACGTATATTGTTCTTGAATTGTGGCTTCTAATACGTTTTGAAAATCTTCAGAAGCACGCGAAACCGCAGCTTCAAACACAGGAATAATATCTCTTAATTTTTGTTGATTTACAGAATTTAACTCGTACGCTCTTGGCGAAGCAATTTCTAAAACCGCCAAATCTCTTCCTTTAGAAGCAATAATCGGAATTAGAATAATACTTTGAATTCCTTGCGCTTTCAGTCGTTTATAAAATCCGTTTTCACCTGAAGTTTGTCTGTAACGTTCCAAATCGGAAATTGCAATTTCTTCTTTTTTATTAAAAATATTTTCGACAACTCCTTGACAGAAAAATTCAGCGCAAGCGACTTCTTCATCATTTTTAAACAGTAAACTATCTGATCGTTTTATATGACTTCTGTACGTGTCTTTTTCAATACTTCCATATACTGAAAAACCAAGTTTTAAATCCTTTATATTAAAGAATTCACTTAAATTTTTACGCAATGAAGGCACTAAATCATCATCACTTCTTAGTAAATTTTCACGTATCGATGATAATGTTTCATCAAAAGTTACATCAAATAAGTTCATGATTCCAAAACCTTTGAAAACGTAGCTATCAAGCGGAAATTTTTGTTTCCAAACTTCTAAATTATCGTAATTATCTAATAATAAACGAACATCTTCTTCCGTTATTTTAGGCGCATTTTCTGTTGGAATTACTTGGCAGAAATCGCCATTAAAGGCAACTCTATAATGTTTGGTTATGCCTAAATTTTTATCTGGAATATCAAAATAGTAAGGACGTTTCAAATCGATTGTATAACCATAACATATATTCAAAATCATGACACAAGCGTGCAAATACAACTCTTTTTCTGCTAAATTTCGTGCGGTAAAATCATATTCATCTCCAGCATCTTTTAAAATTGTTTTAAGTCGATTTGAATATTTGAATGATTGAAATGAAAATGGAATTGTTGCCACTTTAATTTCATTATCGGTAAGGATTTCAGGAAATATTCCTTCCAAAACCAAGTCAATTTGCTCCTCATATTTTGCCAGTTTTGAAAAATCTGTAAAACCTTCTCGCAACTCAGGATATTTGCTTAAATATTGAATGATTTCTTTGGCAGATTTGTGATACGGATGATTTTCATCTTCTGCAAATCTATCGTAGTGAGCTATTACTTGATCAAAGCTAATGACAAGTTGAAGTGGTAATTTTAAATCGTTGTGTTCAGTTTTCATATCCATAATCATAACTCTTTAGTCTACAAAGATACTGAATCTTACAAAATGTCTTAATATCACTACTATTGTTAATAGCATATATACTTTCGTTTGTTCGTTTATTTTCACGATATTTAGCTTGAAAAATAACCGCATGTCTTCACAAACTCGTTTAACGAACGCCTATAAAAAAGCGCTTAAAATTCCTTTTAATCAATCTTCAAAATTTATTTTGTTTAGTGATTGTCATCGTGGCGATAATAGTTTTGCTGATGATTTTGCAAATAATAGAAACATCTATTTTCATGCGCTGAAACAATATTACAAAGATGGTTTTTCATATTGCGAACTCGGCGATGGTGACGAATTGTGGGAAAATTTAGGTTTTAAATCAATTTTCTCAGCACATAAAAATGTGTATATGATTATGAAAGCGTTTCATGAAGCGAATCGGTTGCACTTAATTTGGGGAAATCATGACATGGTGTATCGCAATGAAAAATATGTAAAAAAACATTTATCCACGTATTTTGATCCAAAAACAGGCACTGACAAACCTTTATTTACCGATCTGAAATATCATGAAGGAATTGTGTTGCAACACACAGAAACGAAGCAGGAAATTTTTCTCACACACGGACATCAAGCCGATTGGTGGAATTATATTTTTTGGAAATGGAGTCGTTTTATGGTGCGTGCTTTATGGAAACCACTTCAAATTATTGGCATTCATGATCCTACGAGTCCTGCGAAAAACTACAAGAATCTAAGAAAAGTTGAGCGAAAAATTAAAAAGTGGATTACCGCTAATCATAATTTAATTACGGTAACAGGACATACACATCGCCCACGATTTCCAAATCCTACGGATGAAATTTCTTTTTTCAACGATGGAAGTTGCGTACATCCAAGAAGTGTTACAGGAATTGAGATTGAAAACAACGAAATTACCTTGATAAAATGGTATACTTCTACAACCGATGAAGGCGTTTTGAAAATTGAACGTGAAGTGTTGGAAGGTCCGAGGAAATTGGCGGATTATAAGAGTTCTTTTTAGACTTCTTAGACTTGCTTAGATTTTTGGACGTATTAGATTTTGGTGTTGGGTTTTTGGGTTTGTTTGTTTGTTGATTCGGTTATTCGTTATTCGTTATTCGTTATTCGTTATTCGTTATTCGTTATTCGTTATTCGAAAAAAAACTTTTACATTTAATATTTAGCGTTTTACATTTTTAATTTTCATGGAAACGTCATTACGAACGCTAGTGAAGTGCTTGTGCTGAGCTAAGTCGAAGTAATCTGTTTGTGGATAATTGCTATGGTTGTTTGATTACGTCACACTGAACTTTTATGCTGAGCGGAGTCGAAGTATGATTCAGTGTCATACAAGTTGCTTAATTGTAATTCAATAGCAAATCAAGTTTTTTACATTAAAAACTGTAACTAAAACACATTTTCTACTGAAAATTACCAAGCATTTCACATCATAAAACACTTGATTATCAACATGTTCGCTATACCGAACACCACTTTCCAATAAAATCATTTACTTTAGATATTCGTATTAGAAAAGAAATTTAAAGCTATTTTTTATGGTAGAAAAAGAAGAAATAACACAAGCGCAAAAAGAATTATTAGAACTGTTACAACATTCAGAAGCAACCGATTATTTTGACTCTTTGAAAAAAGTTCATTTTTTAGGAACGTATTGCGTACAACCTGAAATGGTAGAACTAGAAGCTTCTTCGTATGTACATAATTTGT from Kordia antarctica encodes the following:
- a CDS encoding glutaredoxin family protein codes for the protein MKNIPKIKLYGTESCHKTIYYKEVLSATGFPYQFLDVEESEEHAEELRNLYENRKLNFPTITIGNKKLRNPRKDELENWLLKLIK
- a CDS encoding Pycsar system effector family protein, which encodes MDTLIVEVEKYVVEYLNKNVDKSYVYHNLTHTKSVVSKTKELIKGLEIKEPQAQQLIIAAWFHDVGYVDGVVDHEERSARIATDFLNKHKASESDIEAISNLILVTKVEQKPKNLLEQIICDADCGHIGSKNFEDVTELLRKEIELTQNESISESAWLKENINFLSERHKFHTPYAAKNWQKRKGKNLAKLLKSKNKVSREVTKLKQKKAELKFKKTKVDTPERGIETMFRVTLKNHIELSNIADTKANILLSVNAIIISLVLSTLVSKLDQADNAHLIIPTVVFTLFTVVSMVLSILATRPNVTEGKFDKKDVENKNVNLLFFGNFHKMSLPDFEWAIGEVMKDKDYLYSSLTKDLYFLGKVLDRKYKILRLTYLVFMVGIIISVIAFGIAFAMRPETLAEIIPDIGS
- a CDS encoding GAF domain-containing protein, yielding MDMKTEHNDLKLPLQLVISFDQVIAHYDRFAEDENHPYHKSAKEIIQYLSKYPELREGFTDFSKLAKYEEQIDLVLEGIFPEILTDNEIKVATIPFSFQSFKYSNRLKTILKDAGDEYDFTARNLAEKELYLHACVMILNICYGYTIDLKRPYYFDIPDKNLGITKHYRVAFNGDFCQVIPTENAPKITEEDVRLLLDNYDNLEVWKQKFPLDSYVFKGFGIMNLFDVTFDETLSSIRENLLRSDDDLVPSLRKNLSEFFNIKDLKLGFSVYGSIEKDTYRSHIKRSDSLLFKNDEEVACAEFFCQGVVENIFNKKEEIAISDLERYRQTSGENGFYKRLKAQGIQSIILIPIIASKGRDLAVLEIASPRAYELNSVNQQKLRDIIPVFEAAVSRASEDFQNVLEATIQEQYTSIHPSVKWRFYAAAEKYQYKLSEQVENPMIEDIVFEDVYPLFGQSDIKGSSLARNEAIKEDLTTQLQLAIKVLEAALQQDHLPIYEELIFRVETYLTETEDGLKAGDEIGILQFFKKDIYPVFNHLRAKNSKLTLLIKEYFNSLDENLKVVYDKRKAYEDSVNILNKRLSNYLDKKQEDAQAMFPHYFERYKTDGVEYNMYIGKSLVRDKTFHKLYLYNLRLWQLQNMYEMEQVAHTARKEMDHDLEVASLILVHSSPLAIKFRMDEKQFDVDGAYNIRYEIIKKRIDKANIKNTTDRLTIPGKIAIVYSQDKDALEYMKYIKYMQAKNYFGTLEKLEIEDLQGVSGLRALRVEVIYQDDFNEKSSMTIDELMQGMKA
- a CDS encoding metallophosphoesterase family protein, with the translated sequence MSSQTRLTNAYKKALKIPFNQSSKFILFSDCHRGDNSFADDFANNRNIYFHALKQYYKDGFSYCELGDGDELWENLGFKSIFSAHKNVYMIMKAFHEANRLHLIWGNHDMVYRNEKYVKKHLSTYFDPKTGTDKPLFTDLKYHEGIVLQHTETKQEIFLTHGHQADWWNYIFWKWSRFMVRALWKPLQIIGIHDPTSPAKNYKNLRKVERKIKKWITANHNLITVTGHTHRPRFPNPTDEISFFNDGSCVHPRSVTGIEIENNEITLIKWYTSTTDEGVLKIEREVLEGPRKLADYKSSF